The proteins below come from a single Ictalurus punctatus breed USDA103 chromosome 24, Coco_2.0, whole genome shotgun sequence genomic window:
- the bet1 gene encoding BET1 homolog, giving the protein MRRAGLGEGAPQGNYVASGYSVYEEENEHLQEGLRAKVDALKHLSIDIGTEVKYQNKMLSDMDSDFDSTGGFLGATMGRLKSLSRGSQTKIYCYMLLFALFVFTVLYWVIKLR; this is encoded by the exons ATGAGGCGTGCAGGTTTGG GTGAAGGAGCGCCGCAGGGGAATTATGTGGCCAGCGGTTACAGCGTTTACGAGGAGGAGAACGAACATTTACAAGAAGGTCTTAGAGCCAAAGTAGACGCACTGAAACAT CTTTCAATTGACATCGGGACTGAAGTCAAAtaccaaaataaaatgttatcagACATG GACTCGGACTTTGACTCAACTGGCGGTTTCTTGGGAGCCACCATGGGCAGACTGAAGTCGTTGTCCAGAGGAAGTCAAACCAAAATCTACTGCTACATGCTACTTTTTGCTCTCTTTGTATTCACTGTTCTTTACTGGGTGATCAAACTGAGGTGA